A genomic window from Silene latifolia isolate original U9 population chromosome 11, ASM4854445v1, whole genome shotgun sequence includes:
- the LOC141614943 gene encoding enolase-like isoform X2 codes for MVQQLDGTVNEWGWCKQKSVIKKKYGQDATNVGDGGGFAPNIQENKEGLELLKTAIEKAGYTGKVQNVGIIGIFRRTLNLPILSWPSAYALSLWVIPYETNL; via the exons ATGGTTCAACAACTCGATGGAACTGTGAATGAGTGGGGTTGGTGTAAGCAGAAG AGTGTGATCAAGAAGAAGTATGGTCAAGATGCAACCAATGTTGGTGATGGAGGTGGCTTTGCTCCTAATATCCAG GAGAACAAGGAAGGTCTTGAGTTGCTCAAGACAGCTATTGAGAAGGCTGGATACACCGGCAAG GTGCAAAACGTTGGGATTATCGGGATATTCAGGCGAACATTAAACCTTCCAATCCTTTCGTGGCCAAGCGCCTATGCTTTGTCGCTGTGGGTTATCCCTTATGAAACAAAT CTTTAG
- the LOC141614943 gene encoding enolase-like isoform X1 → MVQQLDGTVNEWGWCKQKSVIKKKYGQDATNVGDGGGFAPNIQENKEGLELLKTAIEKAGYTGKVVSGMYVAASEFYKQDKSYDLNFKEENNDGSQRISGEPLKDLYKSFVAEYPIVSIEDPFDQDDREHYAKMTAEIGDKVQIVGDDLLMTAEIGLS, encoded by the exons ATGGTTCAACAACTCGATGGAACTGTGAATGAGTGGGGTTGGTGTAAGCAGAAG AGTGTGATCAAGAAGAAGTATGGTCAAGATGCAACCAATGTTGGTGATGGAGGTGGCTTTGCTCCTAATATCCAG GAGAACAAGGAAGGTCTTGAGTTGCTCAAGACAGCTATTGAGAAGGCTGGATACACCGGCAAG GTGGTTAGTGGGATGTATGTTGCAGCATCTGAGTTCTACAAGCAGGACAAGTCATATGACTTAAACTTCAAGGAAGAG AATAACGATGGGTCACAAAGGATTTCTGGTGAGCCCCTCAAGGATCTCTACAAGTCATTTGTGGCTGAGTACCCCATTGTGTCAATTGAAGATCCTTTTGACCAAGATGACAGGGAGCACTATGCTAAGATGACCGCAGAAATTGGAGACAAAGTACAAATTGTTGGAGATGATCTCTTGATGACCGCAGAAATCGGACTTAGTTAG